The following are encoded in a window of Armatimonadota bacterium genomic DNA:
- a CDS encoding ATP-dependent Clp protease ATP-binding subunit codes for MWQRFTERARRVVFFAQEEAGRLGENYVSTEHLLLGLVRENDSVAARILDRMGVSLGRIRSEIERQVTRGEGRLGQEMQLTPRAKRVIDLAYDEARQLNNNYIGTEHLLLGLIREGDGLAGRVLAKLSVELERTRREVLAMQDTDSGMPTGQKQGARSRTPTLDEFGRDLTDLARNEKLDPVVGRNTEIERVIQILSRRTKNNPVLLGEPGVGKTAIAEGLAQRIIAGDIPDTLKDRRIVSLDLAGLVAGTKYRGEFEERMKRVMEEVRKAAGEVVLFVDELHTLVGAGAAEGAIDASNIMKPALARGELQCIGATTLDEFRKYIERDAALQRRFQPVKVSEPSVEESVEILRGLRDRYEAHHHVKITDAALKAAALLAERYITDRFLPDKAIDLIDEAASRVRLQYALPPVELRVAKSRLAEVEKALAAGDTAGWEPGAPNYEEEAATLKTSIANLELEWHSNRENLARVVDEDEVARIVQSWTGIPVSRLVEAETQKLLRMEDEVHKRIIGQHEAIVAVSRAVRRSRSGMKDPKRPMGTFIFLGPTGVGKTELARALSQFLFDSEANLIRIDMSEYMERFAVSRLVGAPPGYVGYDEGGQLTEAVRRNPYAVVLLDEIEKAHPEVFNILLQVAEDGRLTDSQGRVVDFKNTVLIMTSNIGARAIQGERTMGIRADLERRGEDSKLYEGMKNRVMEEMKKVFRPEFLNRVDEVIVFHPLSADEIFQIVDLMLARVNKQVQTQGFTLEVTPEVKEFLANEGFDTTMGARPLRRAVQRLVEDPLAEEVLRGTLRPGDTIFGEMEDGKVAFHARPPKIDEGMPSADDPPNDGGLPPLDEPATVS; via the coding sequence ATGTGGCAACGGTTTACAGAACGCGCGCGTCGCGTTGTGTTTTTCGCTCAGGAAGAAGCCGGCCGCCTCGGCGAGAACTACGTATCCACCGAGCACCTGCTGCTCGGCTTGGTACGCGAGAATGACAGCGTCGCGGCCAGAATCCTGGATCGCATGGGCGTCTCTCTCGGTCGGATTCGCAGTGAGATTGAGCGTCAGGTAACGCGCGGTGAAGGTCGGCTGGGCCAGGAGATGCAGCTCACGCCGCGTGCGAAGCGTGTGATCGACCTGGCCTATGATGAAGCGCGCCAACTCAATAACAACTACATCGGCACGGAACACCTTTTGTTGGGTCTGATTCGTGAGGGTGACGGCCTTGCCGGGCGCGTGCTCGCCAAGCTCAGCGTGGAGCTGGAACGTACCCGACGTGAAGTGCTTGCCATGCAGGATACCGACAGCGGTATGCCTACCGGGCAGAAGCAGGGCGCCCGCTCACGCACGCCGACGCTTGATGAGTTCGGCCGTGACCTCACGGACCTTGCCCGCAATGAGAAACTGGATCCGGTTGTTGGCCGCAACACGGAGATTGAGCGCGTCATTCAGATCCTCAGCCGGCGCACCAAGAACAATCCGGTGCTGCTGGGCGAGCCGGGCGTTGGCAAGACCGCCATCGCCGAGGGTCTGGCGCAGCGGATTATTGCCGGCGACATCCCGGACACTCTGAAGGACCGCCGCATTGTGTCGCTCGATCTCGCCGGCCTGGTGGCGGGAACCAAATATCGTGGTGAGTTTGAAGAGCGAATGAAGCGGGTGATGGAGGAGGTCCGCAAGGCCGCCGGCGAGGTAGTGCTGTTCGTTGACGAACTCCACACACTGGTGGGCGCCGGCGCCGCGGAGGGTGCGATCGACGCCTCCAATATCATGAAGCCGGCGCTGGCCCGTGGCGAACTGCAGTGCATCGGAGCGACAACGCTCGATGAGTTCCGCAAGTACATCGAGCGTGACGCAGCGCTTCAGCGCCGGTTTCAGCCCGTGAAGGTTTCGGAGCCGTCGGTTGAGGAATCGGTGGAGATCCTGCGGGGCCTCCGAGACCGGTATGAGGCTCACCATCACGTTAAGATTACCGATGCGGCGCTCAAAGCTGCGGCGTTGCTCGCCGAACGTTACATCACCGACCGCTTTCTGCCTGACAAGGCTATCGACCTCATCGACGAGGCAGCCAGCCGCGTGAGACTGCAATACGCCTTGCCACCCGTGGAACTCCGTGTGGCGAAGTCGCGTCTGGCCGAGGTTGAGAAGGCCCTGGCGGCCGGCGACACCGCCGGCTGGGAACCAGGTGCGCCGAACTATGAAGAAGAAGCGGCCACGCTCAAGACGAGCATCGCAAATTTGGAACTGGAGTGGCACAGCAATCGAGAAAACCTGGCCCGCGTTGTTGATGAGGATGAAGTCGCCCGGATCGTCCAGAGCTGGACCGGCATTCCAGTCAGCCGGCTGGTGGAGGCCGAAACACAGAAGCTGCTTCGCATGGAGGATGAGGTGCACAAGCGCATCATCGGCCAGCACGAAGCCATTGTGGCAGTTAGCCGCGCTGTCCGCCGCTCACGCAGCGGAATGAAGGACCCGAAGCGACCGATGGGCACCTTTATTTTTCTCGGTCCCACCGGCGTAGGCAAAACCGAGCTGGCGCGAGCTTTGTCGCAGTTTCTGTTCGACTCGGAAGCCAATCTGATCCGCATCGATATGAGCGAGTATATGGAGCGGTTCGCGGTGTCGCGCCTGGTCGGAGCGCCACCCGGATATGTGGGCTACGATGAAGGCGGCCAGCTGACCGAGGCCGTGCGCCGCAACCCGTACGCCGTGGTGCTGCTGGATGAAATCGAGAAGGCTCATCCCGAGGTCTTCAACATCCTGCTGCAGGTGGCGGAAGATGGTCGGCTCACCGATTCGCAGGGCCGCGTTGTCGATTTCAAGAATACCGTGCTCATCATGACCTCCAATATCGGCGCGCGCGCCATTCAGGGCGAACGCACAATGGGAATCCGCGCCGACCTCGAACGGCGCGGTGAAGACAGCAAGTTGTACGAGGGCATGAAGAATCGGGTGATGGAAGAGATGAAAAAGGTCTTCCGACCCGAATTCCTCAATCGCGTGGACGAAGTGATCGTATTCCATCCGCTCTCCGCCGACGAGATTTTCCAGATCGTGGACCTGATGCTGGCACGTGTAAACAAGCAGGTGCAAACGCAAGGCTTTACGCTGGAAGTCACTCCGGAGGTCAAAGAGTTTCTGGCGAACGAAGGCTTCGATACCACGATGGGCGCGCGACCGCTGCGGCGGGCGGTTCAGCGGCTCGTTGAAGATCCGCTGGCCGAAGAGGTGTTGCGGGGAACGCTGCGGCCCGGCGACACGATATTCGGCGAGATGGAGGATGGCAAGGTTGCGTTCCACGCGCGGCCGCCCAAGATCGATGAGGGCATGCCCAGCGCGGATGATCCGCCGAACGACGGCGGGCTGCCGCCGCTGGACGAGCCTGCGACCGTAAGCTGA
- a CDS encoding TIGR03960 family B12-binding radical SAM protein: MLNRNDMDSLLEEVLPRVQKPARYTGGELNSITKDPSSVRVRYAVAFPDAYEIGMSNLACSIIYHLLNSREDCSAERVYAPWPDMEAEMRRVDLPLFTLESRTPLAQCDLIGFALSFELGYTNLLNMLDLAGIPVRTTDRDEAQVGGRAWPIVFAGGHCTFNPEPMAPFVDVFIIGEAEEVLVELHEVFLLHRSKDREGLLLRIAQIPGCYVPRFYEPIYSPGTESSGRQYDTMPHLLETRPLRDDVPRRIVRRLVWDVDALPYPTSPIIPFIEVVHDRISLEVMRGCTRGCRFCQAGMITRPVREKSPRRLMQLAEELIRNTGHEDVSLVSLSTADYTRVRTVVTDLIAQHAGSRVGVSLPSLRADRDCVELVQEINKVRKTGLTFAPEAGSQRLRNVTNKGVTEENLFDAADAAFQNGWQRIKLYFMVSLPTETDDDVLAIGQLAAQCAAIARKHGVRAPIINIGVSAFVPKPNTPWQWHGQDTREEIDRKQKLLKRSIRDRAVAYRPNDASCAVLEAALSLGDRRVAAVIERAWRAGARFDAWDEYLDMDRWMSAFEQTGVDVAFYAHRMKAHEEALAWDHIDCGVSKAYLRAEDKRSRAEQLTPDCHTAPCTFCNACDRGLIERAAVQRGADLAERQAAVLRLTAVE, from the coding sequence ATGCTCAATCGTAATGATATGGACAGCCTGCTGGAGGAGGTGCTCCCGCGCGTTCAAAAGCCGGCGCGCTATACCGGCGGAGAACTGAACAGCATCACCAAGGACCCATCCAGTGTGAGAGTGCGGTATGCAGTCGCATTCCCCGATGCCTATGAAATCGGCATGAGCAACCTTGCATGCAGCATCATCTACCACCTGCTGAACAGTCGGGAAGACTGCTCGGCAGAGCGTGTCTATGCGCCATGGCCGGACATGGAAGCGGAGATGCGCCGCGTCGACCTGCCACTCTTCACGCTGGAGAGCCGGACGCCGCTGGCGCAGTGCGACCTCATCGGGTTCGCTCTTTCGTTTGAGCTTGGTTATACGAACCTCCTCAACATGCTGGACCTGGCCGGCATTCCGGTGCGCACGACCGACCGCGATGAGGCGCAGGTCGGCGGCCGGGCGTGGCCGATCGTCTTTGCCGGTGGCCACTGCACATTCAATCCGGAGCCGATGGCCCCATTTGTGGACGTTTTTATTATCGGTGAGGCCGAGGAGGTGCTGGTTGAGCTGCACGAGGTGTTCCTCCTCCATCGGAGCAAAGATCGAGAGGGACTGCTGCTGCGAATTGCGCAGATACCCGGCTGCTACGTGCCGAGGTTTTACGAGCCCATTTACTCTCCGGGCACGGAAAGCAGCGGTCGGCAGTACGACACCATGCCGCATCTGCTGGAGACGCGACCGCTGCGTGATGACGTGCCGCGACGTATTGTGCGCCGGTTGGTTTGGGACGTGGACGCGCTGCCGTATCCTACCAGCCCGATCATCCCATTTATTGAGGTTGTGCACGACAGAATCTCCCTTGAGGTGATGCGCGGCTGTACGCGTGGCTGCCGCTTTTGCCAGGCCGGGATGATCACGCGGCCGGTCCGCGAGAAATCGCCGCGGAGGTTGATGCAGCTTGCCGAGGAACTGATCCGCAATACCGGGCACGAGGATGTTTCACTGGTATCGCTCTCCACTGCGGACTATACACGCGTGCGGACGGTGGTCACCGACCTCATCGCGCAGCATGCCGGCAGTCGGGTTGGAGTGTCGCTTCCCAGCCTGCGCGCCGATCGTGACTGTGTTGAGCTGGTACAGGAGATCAACAAGGTTCGCAAAACCGGCCTTACGTTCGCTCCGGAGGCAGGTTCACAGCGGCTGCGCAACGTCACCAACAAAGGCGTCACGGAGGAGAATCTGTTTGATGCGGCGGATGCGGCGTTCCAAAACGGCTGGCAGCGCATCAAGCTCTACTTTATGGTTTCACTACCCACCGAAACCGACGATGACGTGCTGGCGATCGGCCAACTTGCCGCGCAATGCGCTGCCATCGCGCGCAAACATGGCGTTCGGGCGCCTATCATCAATATCGGCGTTTCGGCGTTTGTACCTAAGCCGAACACGCCGTGGCAGTGGCACGGCCAGGATACGCGGGAGGAGATTGACCGTAAGCAGAAACTGCTCAAGCGGTCAATTCGCGATCGAGCCGTGGCTTACCGCCCGAACGACGCGAGCTGTGCGGTGCTTGAGGCGGCGCTTTCGCTGGGTGATCGGCGAGTGGCGGCTGTGATCGAACGGGCATGGCGCGCCGGCGCGCGATTTGACGCCTGGGACGAGTATCTGGATATGGATCGCTGGATGAGCGCGTTTGAGCAAACGGGCGTTGACGTCGCGTTCTATGCGCATCGGATGAAGGCGCATGAAGAAGCCCTGGCGTGGGATCACATCGACTGTGGCGTCTCGAAAGCCTACCTGCGGGCAGAGGACAAGCGGTCACGCGCGGAGCAGTTGACGCCCGACTGCCATACCGCACCATGTACATTTTGCAATGCGTGTGATCGGGGGCTCATTGAACGCGCGGCCGTGCAGCGAGGCGCCGACCTTGCGGAGCGGCAGGCAGCCGTGCTGAGGCTGACCGCTGTGGAATAG
- a CDS encoding carbohydrate ABC transporter permease, producing the protein MIARVVGATTRAIHFAVLLAWFCAVVLPMLWLVSTSLRTTRAIFRNPFGLPEVLVKPSAAALHTIAANYANAWTGSHFGWYFFNSVKVVSISLALILLLGSMTAYALARFSFPLRGTIYYLFLAGLLIPMQLILIPLFFQFTDMGRALTAILAPPVKAIGLGTLTVSLHDTHAGLILIYVAASLPFTVFVLHAFFRTLPGELREAAMMDGAGEYRTFISVMMPLAKPGIVTVAIFNFLGLWNEYLFALVFITSDRLKTLPLGLASIGIQAQYKSDYGLLFAGLVITMVPTLLVYIALQEKLTRGITVGALKG; encoded by the coding sequence TTGATCGCACGCGTTGTTGGAGCCACTACTCGCGCCATTCACTTTGCAGTGCTGCTCGCGTGGTTTTGCGCGGTGGTCCTGCCCATGCTCTGGCTGGTCTCCACCAGTTTGCGGACCACACGCGCGATCTTCCGAAACCCGTTTGGCTTGCCTGAGGTCCTGGTCAAACCGAGCGCGGCAGCGCTGCACACCATCGCGGCAAACTATGCCAACGCATGGACCGGCAGCCATTTCGGCTGGTACTTTTTCAATAGCGTCAAGGTGGTCAGCATCAGCCTGGCGCTGATCCTCCTGTTGGGAAGCATGACCGCCTATGCGCTGGCGCGGTTCTCGTTTCCGCTCCGTGGGACGATCTACTACCTCTTTCTGGCCGGGCTGTTGATACCGATGCAGCTTATCCTGATTCCGCTCTTTTTCCAGTTCACGGATATGGGTCGTGCGCTCACCGCAATTCTGGCGCCACCTGTCAAGGCGATCGGCCTCGGTACGCTCACCGTGTCGCTGCACGATACACATGCGGGTCTCATTCTGATCTATGTGGCGGCCAGTTTGCCGTTCACGGTGTTTGTGCTCCACGCATTCTTCCGCACACTGCCGGGTGAACTGCGTGAGGCGGCCATGATGGACGGCGCCGGCGAATACCGCACCTTCATCAGCGTCATGATGCCGTTGGCTAAACCTGGTATCGTTACGGTGGCGATATTCAACTTCCTTGGCCTGTGGAACGAGTATCTGTTTGCCCTGGTGTTCATTACCAGTGACCGCCTGAAGACCCTTCCGCTTGGGTTGGCTTCCATAGGCATCCAAGCACAGTACAAGAGCGATTACGGTCTGCTATTTGCCGGTCTGGTCATCACAATGGTGCCGACACTCCTTGTCTATATTGCTCTGCAAGAGAAGCTTACGCGCGGCATCACCGTCGGTGCGCTGAAAGGGTAG
- a CDS encoding ThuA domain-containing protein, with the protein MPRLTRRSLLAAGGSLGASLLMGAAEASSPRTVVVWSERTAPRRIYPHDINAAIADGIRGMDGWDVVTANIDEPAQGLPDELLNRTSVLIWWGHLRHDQVKDDLAARIAARVRSGSMGFIGTHSAHWSKPFKALMGTACGWAGGYVEDGSRLNVVVMAPKHPIARDVRDFVVPHTERYTEPFDVPPPQTLVFDGIYTLPAGSTQESRQGMTWQIGAGRVFYFQPGHEDYPIYYQPEIRHVFRNGILWVNPRNERHNRASAPAGGR; encoded by the coding sequence ATGCCTCGACTAACCCGCAGGTCACTTCTGGCCGCCGGTGGATCACTTGGAGCCTCGCTCCTCATGGGCGCCGCCGAGGCCTCTTCGCCTCGCACCGTCGTGGTTTGGAGCGAGAGGACGGCGCCGCGCAGAATCTACCCGCACGATATCAACGCCGCCATCGCGGATGGGATTCGCGGCATGGACGGCTGGGATGTTGTCACGGCCAATATCGACGAACCCGCACAGGGCCTGCCCGACGAACTTCTGAACCGCACTTCGGTGCTGATCTGGTGGGGCCACTTGCGGCACGATCAGGTGAAAGACGATCTGGCGGCACGCATTGCTGCCCGTGTCCGGTCCGGCTCCATGGGCTTTATCGGCACGCATTCAGCTCATTGGTCCAAGCCGTTCAAAGCGCTGATGGGTACTGCGTGCGGCTGGGCTGGTGGTTATGTAGAGGATGGATCGCGACTGAACGTTGTGGTGATGGCGCCGAAGCATCCGATCGCTCGTGACGTCAGGGACTTTGTGGTGCCGCACACGGAGAGGTACACCGAGCCGTTCGACGTTCCGCCGCCTCAAACTCTGGTCTTCGACGGCATCTATACGCTTCCGGCCGGATCCACGCAGGAGTCGAGGCAGGGCATGACTTGGCAGATCGGCGCCGGGCGTGTATTCTACTTTCAACCCGGTCACGAAGACTATCCAATCTATTATCAGCCGGAGATACGCCATGTGTTCCGTAACGGGATCCTCTGGGTGAATCCGCGAAATGAGCGCCATAACCGGGCAAGCGCGCCGGCGGGAGGACGGTAA
- a CDS encoding Gfo/Idh/MocA family oxidoreductase produces MVEICGATSGIGLRPSLYTMNTRYRVHAVSRREFIQESAAVTAGAFAFLAANHTLAESKSGGSVAPLRIASIGPGSQGQFDLRKAIAIPGIQCVAVCDIFEPNLNRAKQITHLGDRDAVSDYQRVLDRSDVDAVLVTVPLPLHAEIAIAALEAGKHVFCEKLMAYSLPEARRMAAAAKRSGKVLQIGHQRASSVGYNHAWDLLANKKICGRVTHVRAQWNRNGSWRRTLPKGRILGDTGFWHDEEHLVNWRLYRRTSQGLMAELASHQVQVVNWFLNAVPTAVVGMAGLDYWKDGRDIWDNVQCIFEYPGGVKLTYQSICTNQFDGFSEEFMGDQGTLITTLGPGNHAMGLLYREPRAETLDWAKYAQTEKDSHGHLGVVLDASATKKLDTGVHIGKEQLPVSPTGKDAYDLELYNWAASIREGKPVVCGPQVGFNTAVAILTANEAMQKGTRIAIPADAYQI; encoded by the coding sequence GTGGTCGAAATCTGTGGCGCAACCAGCGGCATCGGCCTACGTCCCAGTCTTTACACGATGAACACCCGTTACCGAGTCCATGCCGTCAGTCGACGTGAATTCATCCAGGAATCCGCGGCCGTCACGGCCGGAGCCTTTGCATTTCTCGCCGCAAACCACACGCTGGCTGAAAGCAAGTCGGGCGGAAGCGTAGCGCCGCTACGCATCGCCAGTATCGGACCCGGTTCACAGGGCCAGTTCGACCTGCGAAAAGCCATAGCGATCCCTGGCATACAGTGCGTGGCTGTTTGCGATATCTTCGAGCCGAACCTGAACCGCGCCAAACAGATCACACATCTCGGCGATCGCGATGCCGTGTCCGACTACCAGCGCGTGCTGGATCGATCCGACGTGGATGCCGTGCTGGTAACCGTGCCGCTGCCGCTTCACGCCGAAATCGCCATTGCGGCATTGGAGGCCGGAAAGCACGTGTTTTGCGAAAAGCTCATGGCCTACTCGCTGCCGGAGGCTCGACGGATGGCGGCGGCTGCAAAGCGCTCCGGCAAGGTGCTGCAAATCGGTCACCAACGCGCCTCGTCGGTTGGCTATAACCACGCCTGGGATCTGTTGGCGAACAAAAAGATTTGCGGGCGAGTGACCCATGTGCGCGCGCAGTGGAATCGCAACGGTTCCTGGCGCCGCACGTTGCCGAAGGGGCGGATCCTGGGAGACACAGGATTCTGGCACGACGAGGAGCACCTTGTGAACTGGCGTCTGTATCGCCGTACATCGCAAGGGCTGATGGCCGAGCTGGCGAGCCACCAGGTGCAGGTAGTCAACTGGTTCCTCAATGCCGTACCGACTGCCGTTGTGGGTATGGCTGGGCTTGACTACTGGAAGGATGGGCGCGATATCTGGGACAACGTGCAGTGCATCTTCGAGTATCCCGGTGGCGTGAAACTGACCTATCAATCGATCTGTACCAACCAGTTCGACGGCTTCTCGGAAGAGTTCATGGGCGACCAGGGCACGCTGATCACAACTTTGGGCCCGGGCAACCACGCGATGGGACTTCTCTACCGTGAACCCCGGGCCGAGACGCTGGACTGGGCGAAATACGCGCAGACCGAAAAGGACTCTCATGGCCACCTCGGGGTGGTGCTGGATGCCAGCGCGACCAAAAAGCTGGACACCGGGGTTCACATCGGCAAAGAGCAGCTGCCGGTTTCGCCGACAGGCAAGGACGCCTACGATTTGGAGCTGTACAACTGGGCAGCCAGTATCCGTGAAGGCAAGCCTGTGGTCTGCGGCCCGCAGGTAGGGTTCAATACGGCGGTCGCCATCCTTACAGCCAATGAGGCGATGCAAAAAGGCACACGCATCGCAATCCCAGCCGATGCGTACCAAATATAG
- the ilvE gene encoding branched-chain-amino-acid transaminase — protein sequence MTIAERATAPTATEYVHLNGRLTPFAEASVSIYDHGFLYGDGAFEGIRVYEGNIFRLDDHVARLFRSAKALGIDLKTTRQAITDAIVATVATNRLASGYIRVTVSRGIGLGLDPSHIDLTPTIAISTNARMRLYAPEMYVNGLDVITASTRVPPSVCVDPQIKSLGRYVNNIMAKQEAARVGAGEALMLNMQGNVAEATGDNIFVLSGGVVRTPPTHQGALPGITRAAVMDIAGEFGIEVREQELTLYDVVNADEVFLTGTAAEIVPVAMCDNRRIGSGVAGDVTKRLMERFQTLARAQGTTVPTA from the coding sequence ATGACGATTGCAGAGCGTGCTACGGCTCCAACGGCAACGGAATATGTCCATCTTAACGGCCGGCTCACACCGTTCGCGGAGGCCTCCGTTTCGATTTACGACCATGGGTTTTTGTACGGAGATGGCGCGTTCGAAGGTATCCGCGTTTACGAAGGCAATATCTTCCGGCTGGATGATCACGTTGCCCGGCTCTTCCGCAGCGCCAAGGCGCTTGGCATCGATCTCAAGACAACGCGGCAAGCCATCACGGATGCTATCGTGGCCACGGTTGCCACAAACCGGCTAGCTTCAGGTTACATCCGCGTCACGGTATCGCGCGGCATCGGTTTGGGCCTCGATCCTTCGCACATCGATCTTACGCCCACGATCGCGATCTCCACCAACGCGCGAATGCGGCTCTATGCGCCTGAGATGTATGTGAATGGCCTTGACGTGATAACGGCGTCAACACGCGTTCCACCCTCCGTCTGCGTGGACCCGCAGATCAAATCCCTTGGCCGTTACGTCAACAATATCATGGCGAAGCAAGAGGCAGCGCGGGTTGGCGCAGGTGAGGCTCTGATGCTGAACATGCAAGGCAATGTGGCTGAGGCCACGGGCGATAACATTTTCGTGCTGTCCGGCGGCGTGGTGCGCACTCCGCCGACGCACCAGGGCGCGCTGCCTGGAATTACGAGGGCTGCGGTAATGGATATTGCCGGCGAGTTCGGCATCGAAGTACGCGAGCAGGAGCTCACTCTGTATGATGTGGTGAACGCAGACGAGGTCTTCCTTACCGGCACAGCGGCCGAGATCGTCCCGGTTGCCATGTGCGACAACAGGAGAATCGGCTCAGGGGTAGCGGGCGATGTAACAAAGCGGCTAATGGAACGTTTTCAGACTCTGGCAAGAGCGCAAGGCACAACGGTGCCGACCGCCTGA
- a CDS encoding FAD:protein FMN transferase → MADRPIVGTSFRRCTSRVMGSEAQVVLPDTAGVEIAEESLLRLDWLDCHLNPYNSESEVARINEEAAGGWCTIPAWMAALLVELKRLSEWTEGAFDCTCGRLLRMWNMLHDGATAHHVVRQPTHADLDRAAALSGWRHVELDVVGGAVRFHSPGVELNLSAAAKGYAADWACRYLKAGGVPAAIVSLGSSSIAAFGLPAGEAGWRVGLPPNIAPADSIALCDEAMSVSGSAEQWLSVNGRRRSHIIDPANGRPARYGVTAIAICNSALTAEAMSTAAAVRGDAFAARLAASLPDSRLALQQRPGTRARWYGNWRPT, encoded by the coding sequence ATGGCCGATCGGCCGATAGTTGGTACCAGCTTCAGGCGCTGCACTTCGCGTGTGATGGGCTCTGAGGCGCAGGTGGTGCTGCCGGACACGGCTGGTGTGGAGATCGCGGAGGAGTCTCTTCTACGCCTTGACTGGCTGGATTGTCACCTCAACCCGTACAATTCGGAGAGCGAAGTCGCACGCATCAACGAAGAGGCGGCTGGCGGCTGGTGTACGATACCGGCGTGGATGGCGGCGCTGCTGGTGGAACTAAAGCGCTTGAGCGAATGGACCGAGGGAGCGTTTGACTGCACCTGTGGTCGGCTCCTGCGCATGTGGAACATGCTCCACGATGGCGCGACGGCCCACCACGTGGTGCGACAGCCGACTCACGCGGACCTCGATAGAGCGGCGGCGCTATCCGGCTGGCGCCACGTGGAGTTGGATGTGGTGGGAGGAGCAGTACGCTTTCATTCACCCGGTGTTGAGCTCAATCTCTCGGCGGCGGCAAAGGGTTACGCAGCCGACTGGGCGTGCCGGTATCTGAAAGCCGGCGGCGTGCCGGCCGCGATTGTCAGCCTGGGATCCAGTTCGATCGCGGCATTCGGGCTCCCAGCCGGCGAAGCAGGTTGGCGGGTGGGGCTGCCACCGAACATCGCCCCGGCCGATAGTATTGCACTCTGTGATGAAGCGATGAGCGTCTCGGGATCGGCAGAGCAGTGGCTGAGCGTGAATGGCCGGCGGCGAAGCCACATCATCGATCCCGCAAACGGGCGTCCAGCCCGGTACGGGGTGACGGCCATTGCGATCTGCAACAGTGCGCTTACCGCCGAGGCGATGAGCACGGCCGCAGCCGTGCGCGGTGACGCTTTTGCCGCACGCCTTGCCGCGAGCCTTCCCGATTCACGGCTCGCTTTGCAGCAGCGACCCGGAACCAGGGCCCGCTGGTACGGCAATTGGCGGCCGACCTGA
- a CDS encoding sugar phosphate isomerase/epimerase: MTAATLPMVLTAFSLPLTMGWLDTIAGEANPQPADWRKLIAIARDEGLAGIEMPLRDVDPGELRSALAEENLRIIVDIGSLTEAPEEQLLADLQTAAALGARITRTTLSRVLCGERGKLEGGWKARMDLAADRLRKLLPVAEGLGLCIAIENHQDAAVEDLLRLFDVSGQSTSYGVTLDTGNPLAVGQDPVITARQLAPVIRHLHMKDYTLHFCPEGYRLVRCAAGDGVINFRAIREALRTSEHALLPGVELAAQATRTIPMIDPAWWEEFAPRSVPQFLPVLQLLWSSGRPMLEPYGSVWERGGSAAAVAADEEALTLQSIRWFKDHGGW; this comes from the coding sequence ATGACCGCTGCCACGCTGCCGATGGTGCTCACGGCGTTCAGTTTGCCACTCACCATGGGTTGGCTCGACACCATCGCCGGTGAAGCGAATCCACAGCCGGCAGACTGGCGGAAACTAATTGCGATTGCTCGCGACGAGGGTTTGGCCGGCATCGAAATGCCGCTTCGCGACGTTGACCCCGGCGAGCTGCGCTCAGCACTTGCCGAGGAGAACCTGCGAATTATCGTTGATATTGGCTCACTGACGGAGGCACCGGAGGAGCAACTGCTTGCGGATTTGCAGACCGCCGCCGCGCTTGGCGCTCGCATCACCCGGACCACGCTCAGTCGTGTGCTCTGCGGCGAGCGCGGCAAACTGGAGGGCGGTTGGAAAGCCCGCATGGATTTGGCCGCCGATCGCCTGAGGAAGCTGCTGCCGGTTGCCGAAGGCCTCGGTCTGTGTATCGCGATCGAAAACCACCAGGACGCCGCGGTTGAGGATCTGCTCCGCCTGTTTGACGTGAGCGGACAGTCAACCTCTTATGGCGTTACGCTGGATACCGGCAATCCGCTCGCGGTGGGCCAGGATCCTGTCATCACTGCCAGGCAGCTCGCGCCGGTAATCCGACACCTACATATGAAGGACTACACGCTCCACTTTTGCCCGGAAGGGTATCGCCTGGTTCGGTGCGCGGCCGGGGATGGTGTTATCAACTTCCGCGCGATTCGAGAGGCGCTGCGAACCAGTGAACACGCACTGTTACCGGGCGTGGAGCTGGCCGCGCAGGCTACGCGAACGATACCGATGATCGACCCGGCCTGGTGGGAGGAGTTTGCACCTCGGTCCGTGCCGCAGTTCCTACCGGTTCTCCAACTGCTCTGGTCGTCCGGCCGCCCGATGCTCGAGCCATACGGCAGCGTCTGGGAGCGCGGTGGCAGCGCGGCCGCCGTGGCTGCCGATGAGGAAGCGCTCACACTGCAAAGCATTCGATGGTTCAAAGACCACGGCGGCTGGTAG